A single Aminobacterium mobile DSM 12262 DNA region contains:
- a CDS encoding type II toxin-antitoxin system HicB family antitoxin, giving the protein MGVTSPDLPGCVTVSKDETDAIKCAKEALGLHIYGMEVDGEPIPTPSSIKRKGAAYVLIEVWMPLIRASIKEYSVKKTLAIPAWMDRAAKEAGIKNYSLMLQVAIAQELGIDIKAETPFSHPAPTIA; this is encoded by the coding sequence GTGGGAGTAACATCCCCCGATTTGCCTGGGTGCGTTACGGTAAGTAAAGACGAAACAGATGCTATCAAATGCGCAAAAGAGGCGTTGGGGCTACATATCTACGGCATGGAAGTCGATGGGGAACCAATCCCCACTCCATCATCTATTAAAAGAAAGGGCGCTGCTTATGTTCTTATCGAGGTTTGGATGCCACTCATTCGCGCGTCTATAAAAGAGTACAGCGTAAAAAAGACGCTTGCAATACCCGCATGGATGGATCGTGCCGCCAAAGAAGCGGGAATCAAAAATTATAGTTTGATGCTTCAAGTTGCAATTGCGCAAGAACTCGGTATAGATATTAAAGCTGAAACGCCATTTTCACACCCCGCCCCCACCATTGCATGA